One part of the Sneathia vaginalis genome encodes these proteins:
- a CDS encoding PTS sugar transporter subunit IIA: MLKDVLFDDTTLIDIDIKDKIDLFTKITKISKEKGYISDEQGVIEDFYAKEQNTETYLGTECAIPHARSSRILKNVIFFVRVKNSIKWSDEDNAKFIFAILAKENDVDKHIDMLMAVSKKVLDPKVLDVLRKSNSREEILDILCK; encoded by the coding sequence ATGCTAAAGGATGTATTATTTGATGACACTACACTTATTGATATTGATATTAAGGATAAAATTGATTTATTCACAAAAATCACTAAAATCTCTAAGGAAAAAGGATATATTTCAGATGAACAAGGTGTTATAGAAGACTTTTATGCAAAAGAACAAAATACAGAAACTTATCTTGGAACAGAATGTGCAATTCCTCATGCAAGAAGTAGCAGAATTCTTAAAAATGTAATATTTTTCGTTAGAGTTAAAAATAGTATAAAATGGTCTGATGAAGATAACGCTAAATTCATATTTGCAATATTAGCAAAAGAAAATGATGTTGACAAGCATATTGATATGTTAATGGCTGTTTCTAAAAAAGTTCTAGATCCTAAGGTTCTTGATGTTTTAAGAAAATCAAACAGTCGTGAAGAAATATTAGATATTTTATGTAAATAA
- a CDS encoding ABC-2 transporter permease, with the protein MIKYFKYILKKDYKTLFSSALLLIFLILFTCFLNKEHNNKPIFASLIIFSMGYVFFIAYRCIALLTKDLYSNEKYFTFTLPISKVGIAFGKYLYALLYIIVMQISILIIIFLTSYNRMMASHVDIKNHIIIPSLTFITFFILLYSVYYVLLVTGKILLKNEKIAKAFAVALSIIIISIIINIVTNLLFDRPYNLEVYRLAYIILTLVYTITSIILTGISGILLEKYLDA; encoded by the coding sequence ATGATTAAATACTTTAAATATATACTAAAGAAAGATTATAAAACACTATTCTCTTCTGCTTTGTTACTAATATTTTTAATACTTTTTACTTGTTTTTTAAATAAAGAACACAATAATAAACCTATTTTTGCTAGCTTAATAATATTTTCAATGGGTTATGTATTTTTCATAGCATATCGTTGTATTGCTTTACTAACAAAAGACTTGTATTCTAATGAAAAATACTTTACATTTACACTACCTATATCAAAAGTAGGTATAGCATTTGGAAAATATCTTTATGCACTTTTGTATATAATAGTAATGCAAATATCTATATTGATTATTATATTCCTTACTTCATACAATAGAATGATGGCATCACATGTTGATATTAAAAATCATATTATTATTCCATCACTTACATTTATCACATTCTTTATTCTATTGTATTCAGTATACTACGTTCTTTTAGTAACAGGAAAAATACTATTAAAAAATGAAAAAATAGCTAAAGCTTTCGCAGTTGCATTATCAATAATAATTATTTCAATTATTATAAATATCGTAACAAATTTACTATTCGATAGACCATATAATCTAGAAGTATACAGACTAGCCTATATAATATTAACATTAGTGTATACTATAACATCAATAATACTAACAGGTATTTCTGGTATTCTATTAGAAAAATATTTAGATGCATAG
- a CDS encoding GntR family transcriptional regulator encodes MDFDNTKPVYLQLCDILIQDIINGKYKANEKIPSIKEFAKKYIVNQNTVIHAYKELENMGIIVSQRGLGYFIVDDKHLVKSFSKEKINQAINDFLISIKQFNISKEELIEYIKEVDFDAIN; translated from the coding sequence ATGGATTTTGATAATACTAAGCCTGTATACCTTCAACTATGTGATATTTTAATTCAAGATATAATTAACGGTAAATACAAGGCAAATGAAAAAATACCTTCTATTAAAGAGTTCGCTAAAAAATATATTGTAAATCAAAATACTGTTATACATGCATATAAAGAACTTGAAAATATGGGTATTATAGTCTCACAAAGGGGCTTAGGATACTTTATAGTAGATGACAAACATCTAGTAAAAAGTTTTTCTAAGGAGAAAATTAATCAAGCTATAAACGACTTTTTAATTTCAATAAAGCAATTCAATATAAGTAAGGAAGAACTTATAGAATACATCAAGGAGGTAGATTTTGATGCTATCAATTAA
- a CDS encoding ABC transporter ATP-binding protein, with product MLSIKNLIKKYKNKSVLKNLNLELNSGEILGLLGPNGCGKTTLMKILSTTNSYNSGEIVINGEKLGYITNKYVAFLPDTPFVDKSDTIKNAIDEYSYFFDDFDNTKADILLQKLNLNKNQKISTLSKGMVEKLQLILILSRNAKLYILDEPIAGVDIVTRKEIMKLITENINQDSSVIITTHLISDIEQLFDKVAFLKDGKIDKIHDVETIRYETKKSVEQLYIECFGGNIND from the coding sequence ATGCTATCAATTAAAAATTTAATAAAGAAATACAAAAATAAATCTGTTTTAAAAAATCTAAATTTAGAGTTGAATTCTGGTGAAATATTAGGCCTTTTAGGACCTAACGGTTGTGGAAAAACAACTTTAATGAAAATACTTTCTACAACTAACAGCTATAACTCTGGTGAAATAGTAATTAATGGTGAAAAATTAGGATATATCACAAATAAATATGTTGCATTTTTACCTGATACTCCTTTTGTCGATAAAAGTGACACAATTAAAAATGCAATTGATGAATATTCATATTTTTTTGATGACTTTGACAATACAAAAGCAGATATATTGCTACAAAAACTAAATTTAAATAAAAATCAAAAAATTTCAACATTATCTAAAGGTATGGTTGAAAAGCTACAATTAATATTGATACTTTCTAGAAATGCTAAGCTATATATACTAGATGAACCTATAGCAGGTGTTGATATTGTTACAAGAAAAGAAATAATGAAATTAATTACAGAAAACATTAATCAAGATTCTTCTGTAATAATTACTACACATTTAATAAGTGATATTGAACAACTTTTTGATAAAGTTGCTTTCTTAAAAGATGGGAAGATAGATAAAATACATGATGTAGAAACTATTCGTTATGAAACTAAAAAGTCTGTTGAACAACTTTACATAGAATGTTTTGGAGGTAATATAAATGATTAA
- a CDS encoding C69 family dipeptidase → MCTTVIVGKKASLNGKNIIARNEDSHETTNPKRFEFVKKALAKDGIYESYLTKVKIELPKESMSYTAMPDVVSDTFNRGRFGEASINEKNVAISSTESLYGNERVLAYDPLVKDGIAEDAINDILAPYVKTAREAVEMLGRLIEKYGSAEGNGILFADEEEIWYMEIPTGHHYVAVKLPSDMYGVAPNCVCIEKIDFNDSENYIWSNGIQEFVEKHKLNPDKDTFNFRHIFGTYSELDRVYNTSRAWYAHRYLDKNFNLGPTAKDIPFLNKADRLISVEDVQFILSSHYNETEFDPIGKGTEEQKTRFRAISLSRTQQSHVLEMDEYSIQWVAFATTAFTPYVPFFVDVNDTPVEYRDTTFELDMKYAYWLFKVFSYYVETHYGAFSKENTQYLEDLRAYGRRRVYEVKEALKDYNKQNCREFLTEQNEITAKYVLDKTRKLLNSFMTRALSASKMSFTMDENL, encoded by the coding sequence ATGTGTACAACAGTAATAGTTGGTAAAAAAGCAAGTTTAAATGGGAAGAATATAATAGCTAGAAATGAAGATTCTCATGAAACAACTAATCCTAAAAGATTTGAATTTGTAAAAAAGGCTTTAGCTAAGGATGGAATATATGAATCATATCTAACTAAAGTTAAAATAGAATTACCAAAAGAAAGTATGTCATATACAGCTATGCCAGATGTAGTTTCAGATACTTTCAATAGAGGAAGATTTGGTGAAGCAAGTATAAATGAAAAAAATGTGGCTATCAGTTCTACTGAAAGTCTATATGGAAATGAAAGAGTACTTGCATATGATCCATTAGTAAAAGATGGTATAGCAGAAGATGCAATAAATGATATCTTAGCACCATATGTAAAGACTGCACGTGAAGCTGTAGAAATGTTAGGAAGATTAATAGAAAAGTATGGTTCAGCTGAAGGTAATGGAATACTATTTGCTGATGAAGAAGAAATTTGGTATATGGAAATACCAACAGGACATCATTATGTAGCTGTAAAATTACCAAGTGATATGTATGGAGTTGCACCTAATTGTGTATGCATAGAAAAGATAGACTTTAATGATAGTGAAAACTACATTTGGTCAAATGGAATACAAGAATTTGTAGAAAAACATAAATTAAATCCAGATAAGGATACATTTAACTTTAGACATATATTTGGGACATATTCAGAATTAGATAGAGTTTACAATACATCAAGAGCATGGTATGCACATAGATATTTAGATAAGAACTTCAATTTAGGGCCTACTGCTAAAGATATACCATTTTTAAATAAGGCAGACAGACTAATATCTGTAGAAGATGTTCAATTTATTCTAAGTTCACACTACAATGAAACAGAATTTGACCCTATAGGTAAAGGTACTGAAGAACAAAAAACAAGATTTAGAGCAATATCATTATCAAGAACTCAACAATCACATGTTTTAGAAATGGATGAATATTCTATACAATGGGTTGCATTTGCAACAACTGCGTTTACACCTTATGTGCCATTTTTTGTTGATGTAAATGATACACCCGTAGAGTATAGAGATACAACATTTGAGTTAGATATGAAGTATGCTTATTGGCTATTTAAGGTATTTTCATACTATGTTGAAACACATTATGGAGCATTCTCTAAAGAAAATACACAATATTTAGAAGACTTAAGAGCATATGGAAGAAGAAGAGTATATGAAGTAAAAGAAGCTCTAAAGGATTACAATAAGCAAAATTGTAGAGAATTTCTAACTGAACAAAATGAAATTACAGCAAAGTATGTTTTAGATAAGACAAGAAAATTATTAAATAGTTTTATGACAAGAGCATTATCTGCTTCAAAGATGTCATTTACTATGGATGAAAATTTATAA